CACAACCATTGGCAAAGTGTTGAAATCATGAGAATCGCACATCACATGCCGAGCACTTTGGTATGACAATGGTCGCCTTGCGGAAGCTGTTGCGATAATAAAAGTGATGCCATGGCCTCACAGATTACACAGTACGCGGCCAGATCAGGGAGGCCATGGGTTCACGATGAACAGGCAGAGCAGGCTTGGCAACCGTGGCGTGCCGACTTCTGCTAACGCCCAGCTGCTATTGGTGTCACCACATGACTTCATGGCACAGTGAAATGTGGCATTTAGAGCACCTGTTTCGAGCACCTAAAATTCCAGCGGAGGTTGAGGTTAACTCTCACTTTGCTTGTATTTTGAATTTTTTATGAGCCATAACATGGGTTTGTGTGGGTCGATTTTCATCATTTCTCTTACTCTTTGTTTTATGATATGCTAAGAATAGATCTATAGCaaatatggtgacccagaaagaGCGTTCGAGGGCTCCTTTAGGAGCATAGCACTTGTGCTACCTGCTGCAGCAGAACACCCTACAGCACGCTACACGTCTGTAGAGTCATAATTCAAACTCTAGTTCAACATGGCTGTTCACCTACTTACAGTATCATGATGCTGTGTTCTCTCATGTCTGCTCAAGCACTAGGCCTGCGCAAAGGCCTTGCAGCAGATGGTGCAAGGGTTTGGTCAGCCTCCAGCGTTAATGCACAGGCGTTTCCTCGTGATATATTTATGCGAGAAACTTGAACTACTCTACAGTTTCATGGTGATGTGTTTTTTTATGTCTGCTTAAGTTACCAGCACGTGCAAAGGacttggagcagacagtgcaatgGTGTGGTCGGTCATCTGTATGAACGAGCAGATGTTGCTTCATGGCAGTCTTCTGCGAGAATTTCCGAGTGCAtaaagggcactgaaatggcttctcgcctgagTGGGTGTGCAGGTGTTCCTTCATGTTGGACTTGCgcgagaagctctgagggcatgaagggcatcGAAATGGCTTcacgcctgtgtgggtgcgcaggtgttccTGAAGCTTGTACTTTTGTGAGAATCTCTGAAGGCATGAAGAGCAATgatatggcttctcgcctgtgtgggtgcgcaggtgtttcTTCATGGTGGACTGATGcgagaagctccgagggcatgaagggcattgaaatggcttctcgtCAGTGTGGATTCGCAGGTGTTCCTTCATGCTGAAGTTACgtgagaagctttgagggcataAAGGACACTGtaatggcttctcacctgtgtgggtgcgcaggtgggcTTTCAGGTGTGTTTTTCgtgagaagctttgagggcacgaagggcattgaaatggcttctcaccgGTGTGGCTGCGCAGGTGGTCTTTTAGGTGGGCCGTTTgtgagaagctccgagggcatgaagggcactgaaatggccgcTCACCCGTGTGAATGCACAGGTGCCTCTTCAGGGTGTCTCTTCTTGAGAAGTtctgagggcacaaatggcacTTAAACAGACGCTCGCCAGTATGGACCCTGACATGTGCTTCCAAACGAAACAGTTTATCAGCCTCATAGCCACGGGGGTTATCTTGTTGGAAGCATCCCTGCTGTGAATTGTCACCGTTGGCTGTTGACGGAGAAATAGAAGGCCTCGATGCTGCACAAATAAAACAAGAGTAGTActatgaaatgcaaaaaaagaacacagaTAGTAAAATTAATGATAagcttttttttggggggggggggtttcaggGTGATTACAGGTATGACAGCACATAGGACGCATAGTGGTCCTTTTTGAGTTTCTCGATATTCCTGCATCCGAATGCTTAATGACCCTAATTGTGACCTGTATAAATTATTTTTCAGAAAGGCAAAAAATTACAACGTGACAGAATCTGGAGTGTTTGAAGACGTTCACGGATTTCTACGGCCCTTAGAGAACAGTGCCAGAAACCTTCGACCCTGCCCTGCTTGCTCTGTGATCCTCAACGAGCACTCGGGATTTGAAGGCCATATTTGGCATTTGCAAAACTTATATTCGCTAGCGCGACAAATTTCTCATATGAGACTTCATTAGTGCGTTTATTTTTGATCACATGCCGAACCTTGGCAATCTTTTCGCAAGTTGAGATTGTAAAGAGCCGGCTAGAACATGCCCTATTTTTCTACGCGGCGTATAGCCTGCCAACTCTTACAACCCACACGCCCTTACAGAATAGCCCAGAAAGAAAATACGCAATAATTCTgggagatgaaaaaaattcgCCAGAGACGCTACGGaatgcttacgtgtgggaatgagAAAGCATTATATTCCCTTTCGTGAAATGTTATttcccgcgcaagctctcgcctgcattctaatTGGCCCTCGGTAAGGCCAACCAAAATGCGATAAGCATCTCAACACGTTCTCTTGCTCGccaggagttcataactcgaaggagcaCTCAGctgcattcaattggacattaaccCTTTTAAATTTTatgctcattttatacactcatgacatgACGCCACTTCGTCCCCACTGACTGCACCGTCACATGCCCAATGACAcatgcactaggccacacctttagtatgacgtcacgtgcaatgatgcatgcactaggcacacctttagtcaaccagaaccaTGGAGCTGGCGTGTCATGGAGGAAGCGTGCTCGTGTCACACCCCAGAGGCCAACCAGACCGAAATttacgaaattttcttttcaaagccctTGATTTTTTACAAGTTTTTACTCTGtgctgtcggccatttttggtacgatCGCCTGGTGACGAAGCCACCGCCACGAGATTTTCGCGTGATGGGACacataatgctttcacattaaaaatTACTTATACCATGAGAATAACTGAAGTGTTTACAAAAGCAATCTCGAGTACAAACGACTTCATGTAGTATCTTCGGCCAGCGACTTTTTTCTCCTTTTTAGGTGATCTCCTTTTTAGGCGATGCTGGGCCATTGAGCGCAGCTTATTGCGATTCGAGTTGTACTTTGGCTGCGCTGTGTGCACTATTAGCTAGCTAGCTGGTAGAGAGCAAAACGGTGACTCATATAGAGGAGGATAACGAGCGGCCATGAAGGAGGGAAGAAGCTTCAACATGCAAGGAGGATGGGGTTACCTAGGagatactgtatttactcgattctaacgcgttCTCAATGGTAACGCggacccgttttccgtgaccgaaaaaagaaaaaaaattcctttaCAGTACTGCaaacctcatgctttcatacaaaaatataactttctctcatttggaaaaacaaagatttaccCCTGATGCACTAAAGttacaatgaataaaaaaagtcgcagtttcgcccgaaaggcgaagcatcgattgtgacagcaaattagtagacagctatacaaaggatagcagttttatcggcagtataaacttgcaaacatttgcatactaactaaattagcaagcatggtgtcatgcgcacacaagcaaacataagCACATCTCGCTCGTACTaaagtatagaccacttataacgtaaccgcttatagtgcaggaccggatataacacagtcttttcagactcccgttaatttttccatagcactctatgtacaTGCATATCgcttatacagtagaaccccgctgttacgttcctgggtgctgcgttttcccggctgttacgttgttttcggccggtcccggcacagctcccatagaacccaatgcattggtaaccccgctgtaaCGTTGCAAGTGTGGTACCGTTCCCGCAttatacgttgcgaactgccaccccgcgccggcccgagcggccattttgacttttcatgttccttggcttggttgcttgacgatggcattggccgcccaaactGCCGAAGGCGAgacttatgacgtatttttggtttctgccagcaaagcaCTTGAGATCCGTATTTCCTTTCtgaagatggtgtctatgacacgttgcaaccctaaaattggttttggctcatagatgtacCGTATAATgtcaaagggcgataacgccgttgccgcgtaccgtatgctgtatgtgcgagtgaaagtgtgcgaggggagccgacgaccgcatctaaatctcgcgcgcgaaagaaagaaaagcagggaggaagcgcgtctTCTTCCGTTGCGTTCGAAGCACTggcgagggagcaaggggggaggAATAGCGGGCGGCGCCGCGCggtccgtatcttgaaagcgatctacgttgggggctgagtctacgcagtgtaggtgcgtcgtagctttgtgcgtgctgagtgttctcggcgctcagtttgcattgaaacGATAGCTTCTGCAGCGATGCTCAAGTTCCTCACGCCagtccacgctcatcgagtgtgatgtgttcatctTTGTCTGTCAgggctgacaccgtgcttgttaatatagttaataagcgaatgtttacaagcttatacggacaataaaactactattcttactttgtctactaatttgctattgcaatcgatacttcggctgtcagccgaaactacgactttttttcacacgtaagaattaaaatactttgtgtgcagttcaacaccctactccccatttctcaatttttcctgtttcccggctcttgcatttccctgctcttatgttttttttttacggtcccgtgaaaaacgtatcagcagggttctactgtagtgTGTTAGGatagtttgctgtttgtttttcttaattataatttttctgtttgagataaatgttcttctacatatttgctttctgtctctgttcatttctggagcgctgaaattcgtgacagGCACTTCATATGCAACTTTGCTGCGCTTGCGTCTCCGCTCCATCAACTCCTCTCAAATAACACCCCCTTCGTTTGGTCCGCCAAATGTGAAAGTGCCTTTTTGACACTCAAGCAGGCCCTGACGTCGGACCCGGTACTGTGCCACTTTGACCAAAGAGCAGCTACTATcattcacactgatgccagcattCATGGTCTGGGTGCTGTTCTCCAGCAACATGACACCACCTTGCGTGAAcaagtcgttgcatacgccagtcGGACGCTGACTGCTGCTgagaaaaattacaccatcaccGAACAAGAGTGCTTTGCTGTTGTTTGGGCAGTGCAAAAGCTTCGGCCATACCTCCACTGTCGTCACTTTACAGTCGTCACCGACCATAACGCACTGTGCTGGCAATGGTCGCTAAAGCACCTATCGGGTTCGCCTTGGTTGCTGGGTGATCCGTTTACAGGAGTACGATTTCGATGTTACCTGCAGGTCTGGAAAGAGTCACCAAGACGCAGATGCTCTATCTCGTTGCCCTTTGCGGAGCAATAATGACTCAGCATCGCCTAATCGTACTGACGTACAGCCCAAGCACACTTCATCACCCTTGTCCGTCTCATCACTCGACTGGCTGAAACCTAATCACCAATCTGTCCTTGTTTCCCACCAACGTGccgacccatactgccgaactatTCTCGACAGCATACAAGGTTTTGATTCACCTTTGAATGCCCCACTCAGTCAACAACTTAAACAAATCAAGCTTCACGATGGGAGTTTGCATCGCTATATTTATCATGTCGATGGCAACAAATGGGTACCCATCATACCACAGTTTCTGCAATGTGAGGTGCTTGAAGCCTTTCATGATGATCCGACGGCAGGTCATCTCGGCTGCCACAAGACATACGACAGAATACAAAGTCGGTGCTCTTCGCCTGGCCTCTCTTCTGCCGTAGCCAGGTACGTCGCATCATGTTTCTTTGTCAATGCCGCAAACGACCTATGACTCCTCCTTCTGGTCTTTTGCAACCTCTTCCTTGCCCCGCTTCACCCTTCGAGGTCGTTGGAATAGACTTGTATGGTCCTCTTCCCAAGACCTCCAATGGCAATCGCTGGATTGTTATGGCTGTAGACCATCTGACACGCTACGCCAAGACAGCCTGTATACAATCTGGGAGTGCCGCTGAAGTTGCCGATTTCTTTCTACACAACATCCTCTTACCTCACAGAGCTCCGCGcgttctcctcagcgaccgcacaAAGCCTTCCTCTTGTCTCTTCTTACCGTAGTTCTGTGCGCCGCAAACACCGTTCACAAGACCACTTCGAGTTACCACCTGCAGACCAATGGCTTGACAGAGTGTTTTCATCACACTCTATCGGATATGATTGCAATGTACATCAGCcccgaccacaccaactgggatgcaATTGCTCCAtttgtgacgtttgcttacaatatgGCTATGCAACACACCACCAGCTTTTCTCCATTTTTCCTCATCTATGGCCGCTCACCTAGTTTCGTTCTGGACGTCTCGTTCCTTATGGCTCCCATGTTCTCAGCAACACCCTTCTCAGAACAATTTTGCCTCACCTCGAAGCCTGCTGTCATCAAGCCCGCATTAACACCGACATCATTCAGGATGTTCGGAAGCATCGCTGCGACTCGACTCACTGTGTTGTCACTTGTTCCCCTGGTGACAAAGTTCTTCTATGGACTCCTGTGCGCGTTCccggtttatgcgaaaaattcacCAGTCGTTTTATCGGACCCTGCACGGTCGTTGAGCAGACATCTCAAGTTATTTACCGCATCTCACCCCTTAGAATTTATTCCGACCACTGTTGGCTGTGGTACAGAAATTGTGCATGTATCGCGCTTAAAACCGTACACTCGCCACATTTCATCATAATGCCGTGCGACCAGGTGGCTGCTTCCACCCTGGGAGGGAATTAGTGTGAGCGCGACCTATGACTGACTCTTCATCTCTACATATCATCATCCCTTATACAAATCCCTTATCTGCATCTATCATCAACAGCCACCCAGCTTATTCTTCttcgtcgtagctcgagctcggctggaataaacggttcctTATAATATTTACTAATGCTTGTGAGCTTAGATGTTATGGGTGACATGTATTAAAAAGTTGACTACACTCATCAAGGGCAGTAACCATTCAGGTTACCTGTCCCTTTTTTGGTGCAGTTACAATAGTTTGTCCTTCTTGACGTGCTCGATACAGCACAGATCTTTTGGCGTCGATTGTGCCAAGGTTTTCAGGTCGACCTCCATTGCCTTCTCCTAGGCGCTGGATGATCAAGAGCCATAAGCGCCTCAGGCTGTGCAGTTCGGTTCAGCTTCTGGCCCTGTGACACTGTGGTCTACCAGCCCgtcttcgatgatgatggagcagcactggctgctgccaccgagggggcggatggagcTACTACCGGAATACCGTGTGTGGACCCTGTAGACCCCTGAAACCAGTGTGGCACTGCCCCTTGCAGTGCCACACTGGCACAGCTTAGAAGAACTTGTTTTTGTtcgagttggtacatattagcgaacattgtttaactgcgcaaacaaaccactacagagacagcaagaaacaaggacaagcgcagTCCTTGCAGTTAAACAATGTTGGCATAACTTGTTTGATAGCCTTTCCCTCGCTTCACAGAATGAGATATTTTCCTTTACGGTGATTGCAAtgatttctttttccctcttccagcaagggcagctccgtgagtaagctggatggtctcccttgcaattgacacattgtgcaggagcattgcagttgtcagaGGGATGGTCATTGGCACTACACTCTGCAAATGTCAATTTACCTCTGCATGATTGCGATGCAAgcccgaacctctggcacttgaagcgcCAACTCGGTctcggtatgtatggtctgatGATTTTCACATATCCTGCGTCAAGTGAACTGGGCACAGCACTGGCACCAAATGTGAGCATCACGTGTTTCGTGGGGATCTGTTGGTCATTTCGCCGAAGTGTTATTCTTTGTACCTTAAGTACCTTTTGCTCTTGGAATCCTTCCAGGAGCTCTTCATCACTAAGGCTCAGGAAATCCGACACCTACTTGTGTTGAGCGAGCAAGTGCACAGATTGTCGCGCTAATGTCACCGATACTGGTGAGTTCAGCGAGCTTTTCAACTTGTTCTTTCTTTGTGAATTCGAGGAGGAGGCCTCTTCTTGCCATCTTTGAGGCTTTGTAGCCAGGTCCAATCATGTTTGCTAGGCATTTAGCTACTAGGAATGGAGACAACTTTCTTACAgttgtgttgccttcactgtgaaggacatggtactttggGAAGGTGTTTGCATTTTGTTTAAAAAAGAACTGGAAAATGCTTAGGTGCGCCACCTATTTAGGTGCCAATcttgaggggggagggggggggggggcacgagcCATGCATTGCTGCTAttacctaatatatatatatataaccgacTGAACATATTACACAACGTTAACCTTTGCCACCCAGTAAATCGGAAGTTAAAACGAGTGAATAGAAGACTGGAAAGATGGACAAGTGGGAGGGAAAGGAAAAAGATTGAAGAAGGGAATAGGAAAAGACGACTGCCGCTTTGCTCTGGATGGGTCAGTCAAGAGGTGCCGTCTAcatgaagcggaggccaaagaggtgtgtcaCCTCAGCCGAGGGGCCATAGAGGCCCAAACACCTGGCATCAGCTCAAATCCCAGGATTCACTTTACCCCAGACACGGCTAGCAGTGCATGGCTACACACAGGAGGTTCCAACTCCCATGTGGTAAGGTACACGGTGTCGCAACACTAGCAGGTAAAGGTATAACATATAATAATATAACCTAAACAGCTGGATAAAAACAAGGGAGTCAGTTTCTGGTTACACTTGGGTCCACCCCCGTGCTTGGTTCTTGCAAGGCATAGTTGACCGATGAGCACTTGCAATTTTGTTGCATCAGCACATGAAGGATTACTACATGAACATGGTGGCTGGAATGGctcgaaaaaagaaaattggCTTGACTTGTATATGACCAAAGCAGTTAGACAGGAAACAAGAGGACGTAGTGGTTATTGCAGAAATAATGCAGCAGATCAGAAACTATGAACATCACATTATTAAACAAAG
This region of Dermacentor silvarum isolate Dsil-2018 chromosome 5, BIME_Dsil_1.4, whole genome shotgun sequence genomic DNA includes:
- the LOC119453877 gene encoding gastrula zinc finger protein XlCGF8.2DB isoform X6, producing MERPTVKGLTNAMSLGESITAKTACHAPSEVVGQVEVGMQCSLPLADKSVGCSLKAWSVSRSMQTTEAVDQSSSTSASRPSISPSTANGDNSQQGCFQQDNPRGYEADKLFRLEAHVRVHTGERLFKCHLCPQNFSRRDTLKRHLCIHTGERPFQCPSCPRSFSQTAHLKDHLRSHTGEKPFQCPSCPQSFSRKTHLKAHLRTHTGEKPLQCPLCPQSFSRNFSMKEHLRIHTDEKPFQCPSCPRSFSHQSTMKKHLRTHTGEKPYHCSSCLQRFSQKYKLQEHLRTHTGVKPFRCPSCPQSFSRKSNMKEHLHTHSGEKPFQCPLCTRKFSQKTAMKQHLLVHTDDRPHHCTVCSKSFARAGNLSRHKKTHHHETVE
- the LOC119453877 gene encoding gastrula zinc finger protein XlCGF57.1 isoform X4 yields the protein MSLGEYITVAKTACHALSKVVGQVEVGMQCCLPLADKSIGCSLKAWSVSRSMQTTEAVDQSSSTSAGRHHDFSLTVKHKELQPNRHNHRDRCDYATTSLPALIILKRKHRASRPSISPSTANGDNSQQGCFQQDNPRGYEADKLFRLEAHVRVHTGERLFKCHLCPQNFSRRDTLKRHLCIHTGERPFQCPSCPRSFSQTAHLKDHLRSHTGEKPFQCPSCPQSFSRKTHLKAHLRTHTGEKPLQCPLCPQSFSRNFSMKEHLRIHTDEKPFQCPSCPRSFSHQSTMKKHLRTHTGEKPYHCSSCLQRFSQKYKLQEHLRTHTGVKPFRCPSCPQSFSRKSNMKEHLHTHSGEKPFQCPLCTRKFSQKTAMKQHLLVHTDDRPHHCTVCSKSFARAGNLSRHKKTHHHETVE
- the LOC119453877 gene encoding gastrula zinc finger protein XlCGF57.1 isoform X1; this translates as MERPTVKGLTNAMSLGESITAKTACHAPSEVVGQVEVGMQCSLPLADKSVGCSLKAWSVSRSMQTTEAVDQSSSTSGRHHDFSLTVKHKELQPNRHNHRDRCDYATTSLPALIILKRKHRASRPSISPSTANGDNSQQGCFQQDNPRGYEADKLFRLEAHVRVHTGERLFKCHLCPQNFSRRDTLKRHLCIHTGERPFQCPSCPRSFSQTAHLKDHLRSHTGEKPFQCPSCPQSFSRKTHLKAHLRTHTGEKPLQCPLCPQSFSRNFSMKEHLRIHTDEKPFQCPSCPRSFSHQSTMKKHLRTHTGEKPYHCSSCLQRFSQKYKLQEHLRTHTGVKPFRCPSCPQSFSRKSNMKEHLHTHSGEKPFQCPLCTRKFSQKTAMKQHLLVHTDDRPHHCTVCSKSFARAGNLSRHKKTHHHETVE
- the LOC119453877 gene encoding gastrula zinc finger protein XlCGF57.1 isoform X5, encoding MSLGESITAKTACHAPSEVVGQVEVGMQCSLPLADKSVGCSLKAWSVSRSMQTTEAVDQSSSTSGRHHDFSLTVKHKELQPNRHNHRDRCDYATTSLPALIILKRKHRASRPSISPSTANGDNSQQGCFQQDNPRGYEADKLFRLEAHVRVHTGERLFKCHLCPQNFSRRDTLKRHLCIHTGERPFQCPSCPRSFSQTAHLKDHLRSHTGEKPFQCPSCPQSFSRKTHLKAHLRTHTGEKPLQCPLCPQSFSRNFSMKEHLRIHTDEKPFQCPSCPRSFSHQSTMKKHLRTHTGEKPYHCSSCLQRFSQKYKLQEHLRTHTGVKPFRCPSCPQSFSRKSNMKEHLHTHSGEKPFQCPLCTRKFSQKTAMKQHLLVHTDDRPHHCTVCSKSFARAGNLSRHKKTHHHETVE
- the LOC119453877 gene encoding gastrula zinc finger protein XlCGF57.1 isoform X2: MLSRFTNAMSLGEYITVAKTACHALSKVVGQVEVGMQCCLPLADKSIGCSLKAWSVSRSMQTTEAVDQSSSTSAGRHHDFSLTVKHKELQPNRHNHRDRCDYATTSLPALIILKRKHRASRPSISPSTANGDNSQQGCFQQDNPRGYEADKLFRLEAHVRVHTGERLFKCHLCPQNFSRRDTLKRHLCIHTGERPFQCPSCPRSFSQTAHLKDHLRSHTGEKPFQCPSCPQSFSRKTHLKAHLRTHTGEKPLQCPLCPQSFSRNFSMKEHLRIHTDEKPFQCPSCPRSFSHQSTMKKHLRTHTGEKPYHCSSCLQRFSQKYKLQEHLRTHTGVKPFRCPSCPQSFSRKSNMKEHLHTHSGEKPFQCPLCTRKFSQKTAMKQHLLVHTDDRPHHCTVCSKSFARAGNLSRHKKTHHHETVE
- the LOC119453877 gene encoding gastrula zinc finger protein XlCGF57.1 isoform X3 gives rise to the protein MLSRFTNAMSLGEYITVAKTACHALSKVVGQVEVGMQCCLPLADKSIGCSLKAWSVSRSMQTTEAVDQSSSTSGRHHDFSLTVKHKELQPNRHNHRDRCDYATTSLPALIILKRKHRASRPSISPSTANGDNSQQGCFQQDNPRGYEADKLFRLEAHVRVHTGERLFKCHLCPQNFSRRDTLKRHLCIHTGERPFQCPSCPRSFSQTAHLKDHLRSHTGEKPFQCPSCPQSFSRKTHLKAHLRTHTGEKPLQCPLCPQSFSRNFSMKEHLRIHTDEKPFQCPSCPRSFSHQSTMKKHLRTHTGEKPYHCSSCLQRFSQKYKLQEHLRTHTGVKPFRCPSCPQSFSRKSNMKEHLHTHSGEKPFQCPLCTRKFSQKTAMKQHLLVHTDDRPHHCTVCSKSFARAGNLSRHKKTHHHETVE